A portion of the Rhodopseudomonas sp. BAL398 genome contains these proteins:
- a CDS encoding Bug family tripartite tricarboxylate transporter substrate binding protein, which translates to MKYLTLPAAAACLMLLNGYADAQAPAPNTSPLGGRSVALVVPFSAGGGTDTLARLIAERFKALTDSTVVVDNKAGANGLIASQFVARAKPDGLTLMLGSSSTHVIEPLLSADKTAMETVQKKFVLVSVVAKTPLVLAVNGSSKIQTLDQFLGQTDKEVTFGTYGVHSSPHLMGSLLGAERGLRLVHVPYKGSAPAVTDLLSGNIDSVFLTVAAINSFVEAGQARALAVTGTQRVATLPDVPTFKERGVAGFDNAGWFAVFAPAGVPEVTVGYLRNKLHDVMAEPAIQAKLRDLGLQDASDTFGKGTQAWQETIGQTAAILKKTKLDLDHR; encoded by the coding sequence ATGAAGTACCTGACCTTGCCGGCAGCAGCGGCCTGCCTGATGCTGCTGAACGGCTATGCCGACGCGCAGGCTCCAGCGCCGAACACATCGCCTCTCGGCGGACGCAGCGTTGCATTGGTGGTGCCATTCTCCGCCGGAGGGGGCACCGATACGCTGGCGCGTCTGATCGCCGAGAGGTTCAAGGCGCTGACGGATTCCACGGTAGTGGTCGACAACAAGGCCGGAGCGAACGGTCTGATCGCCAGCCAGTTCGTGGCCAGGGCCAAGCCGGATGGGCTGACCCTGATGTTGGGGAGCAGTTCGACTCATGTGATCGAGCCGCTTCTGTCGGCCGACAAGACCGCGATGGAGACGGTGCAGAAGAAGTTCGTGTTGGTATCGGTCGTTGCGAAGACCCCTCTGGTGCTGGCTGTCAACGGTTCGTCGAAAATCCAGACCCTCGATCAATTTCTCGGACAGACCGATAAGGAGGTGACGTTCGGGACATACGGCGTCCACTCGTCACCCCATCTGATGGGCTCGCTGCTCGGCGCCGAACGCGGTCTCCGGCTTGTCCATGTCCCCTATAAGGGATCGGCGCCCGCAGTCACGGATCTGTTGAGCGGCAATATTGATTCCGTCTTCCTGACGGTCGCGGCGATCAACAGCTTTGTCGAAGCTGGGCAAGCGCGTGCCCTGGCGGTGACCGGCACGCAACGGGTCGCGACCCTGCCCGATGTTCCGACGTTCAAGGAGCGTGGTGTTGCGGGATTTGACAACGCCGGCTGGTTCGCAGTGTTCGCGCCCGCCGGGGTGCCGGAGGTCACTGTCGGCTATCTGCGCAACAAACTGCACGACGTCATGGCGGAGCCCGCGATTCAGGCGAAGCTGCGGGACCTGGGCCTGCAGGATGCCAGCGACACGTTCGGGAAAGGAACTCAGGCTTGGCAAGAAACCATTGGCCAAACGGCCGCGATCCTGAAGAAGACCAAGCTTGACCTGGATCATCGATAG
- a CDS encoding tripartite tricarboxylate transporter TctB family protein, with protein MDYVPGAGESTRGLHSSRRIREGRQLNKNVVRGYVLAFVALGFGLGSFRYSIGSLDNTGPGLFPLLVSSMLLAIAILIVIRARYEAPDRLEIKVRSIASVLAGLVGFVLVSKIVGMIVGIVVLVFVAALAGSSYSWRSNLKISAALIVVAFAFQGLLGLHLGLY; from the coding sequence GTGGACTACGTGCCGGGCGCCGGCGAAAGCACGCGGGGCCTGCATTCGTCCCGCCGGATTCGAGAGGGTCGACAATTGAATAAGAATGTTGTCCGCGGATATGTTCTTGCGTTCGTCGCCCTCGGCTTCGGCCTGGGCTCGTTCCGCTATTCGATCGGAAGCCTGGACAATACCGGACCCGGACTATTCCCGCTGCTGGTCAGCAGCATGCTGCTTGCGATTGCCATCCTGATCGTGATCAGGGCGCGCTACGAAGCGCCCGATCGGCTTGAGATCAAGGTGAGGAGTATCGCGTCCGTTCTGGCCGGCTTGGTCGGCTTCGTGCTGGTCTCGAAAATCGTCGGCATGATTGTGGGCATCGTCGTCCTGGTCTTTGTCGCGGCCCTCGCTGGCTCGTCCTATTCCTGGAGGAGCAACCTCAAAATATCCGCCGCGCTCATCGTGGTGGCTTTCGCATTCCAAGGCCTGCTCGGTCTTCACCTGGGGCTCTACTGA
- a CDS encoding alpha/beta fold hydrolase produces MTDLPREGWVQSEGLKLRFLEWGVEQAPAIVMLHGLRSYGYTWEPVALPLLPDWRVIALDQRGRGSSDWDPQGNYHTAAYVRDLEALVDRLSLKNFVLLGHSMGGANAIVYAARHPERLSALIIADMGPGASASSNGSDRIRQELQQTPSSFANIEEATAFWRKLRPAVSAEALQSRVAHSLKREDDGRFSWCHDAEGIARARLSDATPSVDLWPHVEALAMPTLLIRGANSDFLSSATAAEMRRRNPLIETIDVPGATHYVHDDNLTGFNAVLQEFLNR; encoded by the coding sequence ATGACGGATCTGCCCCGCGAAGGCTGGGTGCAAAGCGAAGGCCTCAAGCTGCGCTTCCTGGAATGGGGCGTGGAGCAGGCGCCCGCTATCGTGATGTTGCACGGCTTGCGCAGCTATGGATACACCTGGGAGCCGGTCGCGTTGCCGCTGTTGCCGGACTGGCGCGTGATTGCGCTGGATCAGCGCGGTCGCGGATCCAGCGATTGGGATCCGCAAGGAAACTATCACACGGCCGCCTATGTTCGCGATCTCGAGGCGCTGGTCGATCGGCTGTCGCTCAAGAATTTCGTTCTGCTGGGCCACTCCATGGGAGGGGCCAATGCGATCGTCTACGCGGCGCGGCATCCCGAACGACTGTCCGCGCTGATTATCGCGGATATGGGCCCCGGCGCGTCAGCCAGCTCAAACGGGTCGGATCGCATCAGGCAAGAACTGCAACAGACGCCGTCGTCCTTCGCGAATATCGAGGAGGCCACCGCGTTCTGGCGCAAGCTGCGTCCCGCAGTTTCCGCGGAGGCCCTTCAGTCGCGCGTCGCGCATTCGTTGAAGCGGGAGGATGACGGCAGATTCTCTTGGTGCCACGACGCCGAAGGCATTGCCCGAGCCCGATTGAGCGACGCAACGCCATCCGTGGATCTGTGGCCGCACGTCGAAGCTCTCGCCATGCCGACCTTACTGATCCGCGGCGCCAATTCGGATTTTCTGTCATCCGCCACTGCCGCGGAGATGCGCCGCCGCAATCCGCTCATTGAGACGATCGATGTGCCCGGCGCTACCCACTACGTCCACGATGACAATCTGACCGGTTTTAACGCGGTGCTACAGGAGTTTCTCAACCGGTGA
- the gstA gene encoding glutathione transferase GstA: MKLYLAPHACSLAVDIVARELKVPLTLEWVDVRAKKNPDGSDYFAINPKGQVPTLQLDDGQLLTEGTVIVQCLADMQPANSLLPKSFDLARYRVLEWLSFVSAELHKGFTPLFRPTTPPAYREVAIENLSKRFGWLNEVLTSRPYLTGDEFTVADAYCYTIVTWNRIHHIDLSPWPRLVDYIGRIETRDSVKAAREAEAAELRRRSA, translated from the coding sequence ATGAAACTTTACCTCGCGCCACACGCCTGTTCGCTGGCGGTCGACATCGTCGCCCGCGAACTCAAGGTCCCGCTCACCCTTGAATGGGTCGATGTTCGCGCCAAGAAGAACCCGGATGGCAGTGACTATTTCGCCATCAACCCGAAGGGGCAGGTGCCGACATTGCAGCTCGACGATGGCCAGTTGCTGACAGAAGGCACGGTCATCGTGCAATGCCTCGCCGACATGCAGCCGGCGAACTCCCTGCTGCCGAAGAGCTTCGATCTCGCCAGGTATCGCGTGCTGGAATGGCTGAGCTTCGTCAGCGCGGAATTGCACAAGGGGTTCACCCCGCTGTTCAGGCCGACCACGCCGCCCGCCTACCGCGAGGTCGCGATCGAGAATCTCTCGAAGCGATTCGGCTGGCTGAACGAGGTCCTGACGTCCCGCCCCTATCTGACGGGCGACGAATTCACCGTGGCCGATGCCTATTGCTACACCATCGTCACCTGGAATCGGATTCACCACATCGATCTGTCTCCGTGGCCGCGGCTGGTCGATTACATCGGCCGGATCGAGACCAGAGACAGTGTGAAGGCCGCGCGCGAAGCCGAGGCCGCCGAGCTGCGTCGTCGCAGCGCCTGA
- the gstA gene encoding glutathione transferase GstA, which translates to MKLYHEVRGCSLAVDIVRRELGIPLELIWVDVPRKLLPDGSDYYAINPKGQVPALELADGQFLTEGAVIMQYLADQCPESELCAPAGTLERYRIMEWMSFIASDLHKGGFMPLLKKVTPDDYRPIARQLVISRLKWLNDHLATQDYLTGATFTIADAHCYTIAMWTEFQHIDISPWPHLQAYLKRIGARPSVVAAKEAERQEAERASATA; encoded by the coding sequence ATGAAGCTCTATCACGAAGTCAGAGGCTGTTCGCTTGCCGTCGATATTGTCAGGCGCGAACTCGGAATTCCGCTCGAGCTCATCTGGGTCGATGTGCCGAGAAAGCTGTTGCCGGACGGGTCGGACTACTACGCTATCAATCCCAAGGGGCAGGTTCCGGCGCTGGAGTTGGCGGATGGTCAATTCCTCACGGAGGGGGCTGTCATCATGCAATACCTCGCGGACCAGTGCCCTGAAAGCGAGCTCTGCGCGCCGGCCGGCACGCTCGAGCGATACCGGATCATGGAGTGGATGAGTTTCATTGCATCCGATCTGCACAAGGGCGGGTTCATGCCGCTCCTCAAGAAGGTGACGCCGGATGACTATCGGCCGATTGCCCGGCAATTGGTGATTTCGCGCCTGAAATGGCTCAACGATCATCTGGCGACGCAGGACTATCTGACCGGCGCGACGTTCACCATTGCCGATGCGCATTGCTACACGATTGCGATGTGGACCGAGTTTCAGCACATAGACATATCGCCTTGGCCGCACCTCCAGGCATATCTGAAGCGGATCGGAGCACGCCCCAGCGTCGTGGCCGCGAAGGAAGCGGAAAGACAGGAGGCCGAACGGGCGAGCGCCACTGCCTGA
- a CDS encoding Bug family tripartite tricarboxylate transporter substrate binding protein, translating to MRIIGIAAVIAVFAAGAAQAEVKYPSRPITMVVAFSAGGGTDTAARMIAKDLSVELGQPIVIENRPGAGGAIGAETVVRAAPDGYTLLFGSGSELDVLPAVKAVAPYDTLKDFTPIAQIGTVAFLLAVNPAVKANTVKELIDLAKPPHDITYASYGVGSTNHLIGAAFAHKTGAKLVHVPYKGSAAAATDLLSGQVQIAFDTVSSMMPYVKDGKLRALATLSPTRSTLAPDLPTMAESGVSDFVFEGSLGMLAPRNTPPEIVERIHAAVSKVLRSPALVEAFRQRGVTIVDRGPKQFGDFLKADIQKWKRIAHTAQIQLK from the coding sequence ATGCGTATTATCGGGATAGCCGCAGTGATTGCGGTGTTTGCAGCCGGTGCGGCTCAGGCGGAGGTCAAGTATCCGTCGCGGCCGATCACCATGGTGGTCGCGTTTTCGGCGGGGGGAGGCACCGACACCGCCGCGCGCATGATCGCGAAGGATCTGTCGGTCGAGCTGGGCCAACCCATCGTCATCGAGAACCGGCCCGGCGCCGGGGGCGCGATCGGCGCGGAGACCGTCGTCCGCGCGGCACCAGACGGATACACGTTGCTGTTCGGCTCGGGATCAGAGCTCGACGTGTTGCCGGCCGTCAAAGCCGTCGCGCCCTACGATACGCTGAAGGATTTCACGCCGATCGCACAGATCGGAACCGTCGCGTTCCTGCTTGCTGTCAACCCGGCCGTGAAGGCCAACACGGTAAAGGAGCTGATCGATCTGGCGAAGCCGCCTCATGACATCACCTACGCATCCTATGGTGTCGGCTCGACCAACCACCTGATCGGCGCGGCATTCGCGCACAAGACCGGCGCGAAGCTGGTCCATGTGCCTTATAAAGGCAGCGCGGCGGCCGCCACCGATCTGCTCTCCGGACAGGTCCAGATCGCTTTCGATACCGTCTCCTCGATGATGCCTTATGTGAAAGACGGCAAATTGAGAGCATTGGCGACGCTGTCTCCCACGCGCTCGACCCTGGCGCCTGACCTGCCGACGATGGCGGAGAGCGGTGTTTCGGACTTCGTCTTCGAAGGATCGCTCGGCATGCTGGCGCCGCGCAACACGCCTCCGGAGATCGTCGAACGGATCCATGCGGCGGTTTCGAAAGTGCTGCGATCGCCGGCTCTGGTCGAGGCCTTCCGTCAGCGCGGCGTTACGATCGTCGATCGCGGGCCGAAGCAGTTCGGCGACTTCCTGAAAGCCGACATTCAGAAGTGGAAGCGGATCGCCCACACCGCGCAAATCCAGCTCAAATGA
- a CDS encoding Bug family tripartite tricarboxylate transporter substrate binding protein encodes MTYIDCAAWRRFTETCGRSLVVVITALACLLGVDATPTFAAAPFPNRPITLIVAFEAGGSTDISARLVARQLSEVLGQQVVVDNRPGAGGRLGTRRFSEAEPDGYTLLWGSGSTLTVSPVLYDDQQYVKELTPVSLGVTQPFLFAASTATGAKTLKDFIALAKAEPGKLNFASAGVGSSNHLLGEIFMAATGTELRHIPYKGGASARDAVAKNEAQLMDEVLSPLIGSIKAGQLQPLLITSDTRHPLFPNVPTAAEAGVPDLAMVGFFALLAPAKTPPDIVRTLNVAMKKALDEPSLRTALDRAGFDPAYSSPEDLQRRIEQGRARYGDIVVRRKIKIN; translated from the coding sequence ATGACTTACATTGATTGTGCTGCCTGGCGCAGATTCACCGAAACATGCGGTCGGTCTCTGGTCGTGGTAATCACGGCCTTGGCCTGCCTTTTGGGCGTAGACGCTACGCCAACGTTCGCCGCCGCGCCGTTTCCTAACCGTCCAATTACATTGATCGTCGCCTTCGAGGCCGGAGGGTCGACGGATATCTCGGCGCGGCTGGTCGCGCGGCAGCTGTCCGAAGTCTTGGGACAACAGGTGGTCGTGGACAACCGACCCGGTGCCGGCGGCCGATTGGGCACGCGCCGATTCTCCGAGGCGGAGCCTGACGGTTACACGCTTTTGTGGGGCAGCGGCAGCACGCTCACGGTCTCGCCGGTGCTGTATGACGATCAGCAATATGTGAAGGAGCTGACGCCGGTCAGTCTGGGGGTGACGCAACCATTCCTATTCGCCGCCTCCACCGCAACGGGCGCCAAGACGTTGAAGGACTTCATCGCGCTTGCGAAGGCCGAGCCCGGGAAGCTCAATTTCGCATCGGCCGGCGTCGGCTCGAGCAACCATCTTCTGGGCGAGATATTCATGGCCGCGACCGGCACTGAGCTTCGGCACATTCCCTATAAGGGAGGCGCGTCGGCGCGCGATGCCGTTGCAAAGAACGAAGCGCAGCTGATGGACGAGGTCCTGTCGCCCTTGATCGGCAGCATCAAGGCCGGACAGCTCCAGCCTCTCCTCATTACCAGCGACACCCGCCATCCGCTCTTTCCCAACGTCCCAACGGCGGCGGAAGCCGGGGTGCCGGATCTGGCCATGGTGGGCTTCTTTGCGCTGCTCGCGCCCGCCAAGACGCCGCCCGACATTGTGCGCACCTTGAACGTTGCGATGAAGAAGGCGCTTGACGAGCCTAGCCTGCGTACCGCGCTCGATCGCGCCGGGTTTGATCCCGCCTACAGTTCGCCCGAAGACCTCCAGCGGCGGATCGAACAGGGCCGGGCGCGCTACGGCGACATCGTCGTGCGGCGCAAGATCAAGATCAACTAA
- a CDS encoding tripartite tricarboxylate transporter permease: MYCAIGCVVGTLVGLLPGLGPLATISVLLPLTYSIPVNGALIMLAGIYYGAQYGDCVSAITMRIPHATSIVMCIDGYQMTVKRQTGLALFTAGFSSFIGGTVAIVVLSLLTPILGKAAFLLGPPDYCMLMLFGFMCVSFVTTGSVLNGLAMCLVGVLFAQVGTDVQSGVQRFTLNLDSLYDGISLVSIALGCFGIAEITKNLDKGGGHSPFNGEINLIPSWVDFKRILPSAFRGSVIGSILGVLPGGGATVAQFASYALEKKVSKFRNQIGSGAIEGVAGPAAADEAAARTSFIPLMSIGIPENAVTALMMAAFIIKGIQPGPNMIATHPDLFWGLVASMWIGNCFLLLLNVPLVRLWLSVFKIPYNVLFPTILFFCCIGTFSVNNNLNDIFVTAVFGLIGYILMRLSLDPSPLILGFILGPMLEEYFRRTMILSRGSFEVFVTRPISATLLGLVLLVIVLAVSGAVFPTALANRGKARPAVTS, encoded by the coding sequence ATGTATTGCGCGATCGGCTGTGTCGTCGGGACCCTCGTCGGGCTTCTGCCCGGGCTTGGTCCGCTCGCCACGATCAGCGTGCTGCTGCCGCTGACCTATTCGATTCCGGTGAACGGCGCGCTCATCATGCTTGCCGGCATCTATTATGGCGCCCAATACGGCGATTGCGTCAGTGCCATAACGATGAGGATACCGCACGCAACCAGCATTGTGATGTGCATCGACGGATATCAGATGACGGTGAAGCGCCAGACCGGTCTGGCGCTCTTCACCGCCGGCTTCTCCAGTTTCATCGGCGGCACGGTGGCGATCGTAGTGCTGTCCTTGCTGACGCCGATCCTGGGCAAGGCGGCCTTCCTGCTGGGGCCCCCCGATTACTGCATGCTGATGCTGTTCGGATTCATGTGCGTGAGTTTCGTCACGACCGGCAGCGTTCTTAATGGTCTGGCGATGTGTCTCGTCGGCGTGCTGTTCGCTCAGGTTGGCACCGACGTCCAATCGGGAGTTCAGCGTTTCACCCTGAACCTGGACTCGCTGTACGACGGCATCAGTCTGGTCAGCATCGCGCTCGGCTGCTTTGGAATCGCGGAGATCACCAAGAACCTGGATAAGGGCGGGGGACATTCGCCGTTCAACGGAGAGATTAACCTCATCCCGAGTTGGGTGGATTTCAAGCGCATACTTCCGAGCGCGTTCCGCGGCAGTGTGATCGGATCGATCCTCGGCGTTCTGCCAGGCGGCGGAGCGACGGTTGCGCAATTTGCGTCCTACGCTTTGGAGAAGAAGGTCAGCAAATTCAGAAATCAGATCGGCAGCGGCGCGATCGAGGGCGTAGCGGGGCCGGCGGCGGCCGACGAAGCGGCGGCCCGCACCAGTTTCATTCCTCTGATGAGCATCGGCATCCCGGAGAACGCCGTGACCGCGCTGATGATGGCAGCCTTCATCATCAAGGGCATTCAACCCGGCCCCAACATGATTGCGACGCATCCGGATCTGTTCTGGGGGCTGGTGGCGAGCATGTGGATCGGCAACTGCTTCTTGCTGTTGCTCAACGTGCCGCTGGTCCGGCTCTGGCTCTCGGTCTTCAAGATCCCCTACAATGTCCTGTTTCCGACCATTCTGTTCTTCTGCTGCATCGGCACGTTCAGCGTGAACAACAATTTGAACGATATATTCGTGACCGCCGTATTCGGATTGATCGGTTACATCCTGATGCGGCTGTCGCTCGACCCGTCGCCGCTGATATTGGGCTTCATCCTCGGCCCGATGCTCGAAGAGTACTTCCGTCGCACCATGATTCTCAGCCGCGGCAGCTTCGAAGTCTTCGTGACGCGACCGATCAGCGCCACGCTTCTCGGCTTGGTGCTGCTGGTTATCGTGTTGGCCGTCTCGGGCGCGGTGTTTCCGACCGCATTGGCCAATCGCGGAAAAGCGAGGCCGGCCGTGACCTCCTAG
- a CDS encoding cyclase family protein, whose product MNLVGVEQVKKGIAEVKAGKAFSLSLPLDYPGGNALHPRRHPPRRFATLRGGKNEGAQCFCFALSRDNPMFCDVVSDDVALIHTQYSTQWDGLAHIGAEFDADGDGKEEVVFYNGFSADRDVIAAEPASGAVSWDSYENPRAEKLGIENLASHGVQGRAVMVDLNRHFGQSNHAVTYNELMDILKQDDVVIEKGDMVCFYTGLDSLILDMKKKPVAEVLLNSCPGLDGGDQKLLRWISETGIAALISDNFAVELMPKSAPSDVRHAMLPLHHHCLFKNGIHLGELWRLGTLALWLREQKRSRFLLTAPPLALPGAVGSPVTPIATV is encoded by the coding sequence ATGAATCTGGTCGGGGTCGAGCAGGTCAAGAAAGGCATAGCCGAGGTCAAGGCCGGAAAGGCCTTCAGCCTGTCATTGCCGCTCGATTACCCGGGCGGAAACGCCCTTCACCCGCGACGGCATCCGCCTCGCCGCTTTGCCACGCTGCGCGGCGGCAAGAACGAAGGAGCGCAGTGCTTTTGCTTCGCTCTGTCGCGAGACAACCCGATGTTTTGCGATGTTGTCTCCGACGATGTCGCTTTGATCCACACCCAGTATTCGACCCAATGGGACGGGCTTGCCCATATTGGCGCCGAATTCGACGCCGACGGCGACGGCAAGGAGGAGGTGGTCTTCTACAACGGCTTCAGCGCGGATCGTGATGTCATCGCGGCGGAGCCGGCGAGCGGTGCCGTCAGCTGGGACAGCTACGAAAATCCGCGCGCCGAAAAGCTAGGCATCGAGAACCTCGCCAGTCACGGCGTCCAGGGACGCGCCGTCATGGTGGACTTGAACCGACATTTCGGCCAGTCCAATCACGCCGTGACCTACAATGAGCTGATGGATATCCTGAAGCAGGACGATGTCGTCATCGAGAAAGGCGACATGGTCTGTTTCTACACCGGTCTGGATTCCCTCATCCTGGACATGAAGAAGAAGCCGGTAGCGGAGGTGCTGCTCAATTCGTGTCCTGGGTTGGATGGCGGCGACCAGAAGCTGTTGCGATGGATCTCCGAGACGGGCATTGCGGCGCTGATATCAGACAATTTCGCCGTCGAACTGATGCCCAAATCGGCACCAAGCGACGTGCGACACGCGATGTTGCCGCTTCACCACCATTGTCTGTTCAAGAACGGCATTCACCTCGGCGAATTGTGGCGCCTGGGGACGCTCGCCTTGTGGCTCCGGGAGCAGAAGCGCAGCAGGTTTCTATTGACCGCTCCGCCGCTTGCCCTGCCTGGCGCCGTCGGCTCGCCGGTGACGCCGATCGCGACGGTGTAG
- the ihpA gene encoding divalent metal ion exporter subunit IhpA has product MMGPIYGGAVEAQTLTMRAALQRALVANPRLTAAERDIGLAKGAHIQSGTLANPELSFEQDNAFGSRSYRGTRSAETTLQISQLFELFGKRDARIAAGRAAVETAAIQRKAVRLEILSETAIAFLNVLGLQHRIAILDEQIAAIDKITPMLQRRVDAGASSPAETGRAEVASALVKADWERAAAALASARRDLAVLMGDTAAKFSKVSGRLDRIGRPPAFAAVVAAIEANPQLMRWTAVFAQRNAELLRARLKPYPDVRVGAGWRHFNETNDDAVRLSVSIPIPLFDQNQGDILAAQENLAKTRAERDANRNTLIVMAGRAYDSLQGARRELAILRKTAIPRSRQASDAILEGYGQGRYTLLEVLDAEATVAQARLREQEAQQNFHIAVATIEGLVGNPFALAGNNTR; this is encoded by the coding sequence ATGATGGGGCCGATCTATGGCGGCGCCGTCGAGGCCCAGACCTTGACTATGCGCGCCGCTCTGCAGCGCGCCTTGGTCGCCAATCCGCGGTTGACCGCGGCGGAGCGCGATATCGGCCTTGCCAAGGGCGCGCATATCCAGTCCGGCACGCTGGCCAATCCGGAGCTGTCCTTCGAGCAGGACAATGCGTTCGGGTCGCGAAGCTATCGCGGCACCAGGTCGGCCGAGACGACGCTGCAGATCAGCCAATTGTTCGAGCTGTTCGGCAAGCGCGACGCACGGATCGCCGCCGGCAGAGCCGCGGTCGAAACCGCGGCGATCCAGCGCAAGGCGGTGCGCCTGGAGATCTTGTCGGAGACCGCGATCGCGTTCCTCAACGTGCTCGGATTGCAGCACCGGATCGCAATTCTGGACGAGCAGATTGCCGCGATCGACAAAATCACGCCGATGCTGCAGCGACGCGTCGATGCGGGCGCATCCTCGCCCGCCGAAACCGGCCGCGCCGAGGTTGCGTCGGCGCTGGTGAAGGCCGATTGGGAGCGCGCCGCGGCCGCGCTTGCCAGCGCCCGGCGTGATCTCGCGGTGTTGATGGGCGACACGGCGGCCAAGTTCAGCAAGGTCTCGGGCCGGCTCGACCGGATCGGGCGGCCGCCGGCCTTCGCTGCCGTCGTCGCGGCGATCGAGGCCAATCCGCAATTGATGCGCTGGACCGCCGTCTTTGCCCAGCGCAACGCCGAATTGCTGCGGGCGCGGCTGAAGCCCTATCCGGACGTCCGCGTCGGTGCGGGGTGGCGGCATTTCAACGAGACCAATGACGACGCCGTGCGGCTGTCGGTTTCGATTCCGATCCCGCTGTTCGACCAGAACCAGGGCGACATCCTTGCGGCCCAGGAGAACCTGGCCAAGACCCGTGCCGAGCGCGACGCCAACCGCAACACGCTGATCGTGATGGCGGGACGCGCCTATGATTCGCTGCAAGGCGCGCGGCGCGAATTGGCGATTCTGCGCAAGACCGCGATCCCGCGATCACGCCAGGCCTCCGATGCGATCCTGGAGGGCTACGGGCAGGGGCGCTACACGCTGCTCGAGGTGCTCGATGCCGAGGCCACCGTGGCGCAGGCGCGGCTTCGCGAACAGGAAGCGCAGCAGAACTTTCATATCGCGGTTGCGACCATCGAAGGCCTGGTCGGCAACCCCTTTGCATTGGCCGGGAACAACACACGATGA
- a CDS encoding IclR family transcriptional regulator: MVAKKPRTAFQKGQMIAKPPRSASPKVAKSIVKKSSLKKMPPRPDAKVQSSRDENGTSLSRMLGTLRLFSREKPVLSAEQIGEGAGVPTSTAYRYVKELTKAGLLVRWKGGFALGPRIMELDLQIRECDPAIIAAAGPMRELSLQSGLDVMLTKIYDRSIVTVHIESTGPGRVLNFGRGKPLPMFRGSSSKAIIAFLPAARLRRLHEEGRAAGDPDALAHDWDEFYESMQAIRKSGYCLSKGELNTGIEGMSAPIFGGDRAVIGSLTLLGDAHRMSLLREEVLIQFLQDAAASVSQALS, encoded by the coding sequence ATGGTTGCGAAGAAACCACGGACCGCGTTCCAAAAGGGACAGATGATCGCGAAACCACCACGGAGTGCGTCGCCCAAGGTGGCAAAGAGTATCGTCAAGAAATCCAGCCTGAAGAAAATGCCCCCTCGGCCGGATGCGAAAGTTCAATCGTCACGAGACGAGAATGGCACCAGCCTATCCAGAATGCTGGGGACGTTGCGACTATTCAGCCGCGAGAAGCCCGTTCTGTCGGCGGAGCAGATCGGCGAGGGGGCTGGCGTGCCGACCAGTACCGCCTATCGTTACGTCAAGGAACTGACCAAGGCCGGCCTGCTGGTTCGCTGGAAAGGCGGCTTTGCGCTTGGGCCGCGGATCATGGAACTGGATCTGCAGATCAGGGAATGCGATCCCGCGATCATCGCGGCCGCGGGTCCGATGCGCGAATTATCGTTGCAGTCCGGCCTCGATGTCATGCTGACGAAAATCTACGACCGATCCATCGTCACTGTACATATTGAATCGACAGGGCCGGGCCGCGTGCTGAACTTCGGCAGAGGAAAGCCGCTGCCGATGTTTCGCGGCTCGAGCTCCAAGGCGATCATCGCGTTTCTGCCGGCCGCCAGGCTGCGGCGTCTGCACGAGGAGGGGCGCGCCGCCGGCGACCCCGATGCGCTGGCGCACGATTGGGATGAATTCTACGAGTCGATGCAGGCTATTCGAAAATCGGGATATTGCCTCTCGAAGGGCGAGTTGAACACGGGCATCGAGGGCATGTCCGCTCCGATCTTCGGGGGCGACCGCGCCGTGATCGGCAGCCTTACGCTTCTTGGCGATGCCCACAGGATGTCCCTTCTGCGCGAAGAGGTGCTGATCCAGTTCCTGCAAGACGCCGCGGCCTCGGTCAGCCAAGCGCTATCATGA